From the genome of Castor canadensis chromosome 4, mCasCan1.hap1v2, whole genome shotgun sequence, one region includes:
- the Tmx3 gene encoding protein disulfide-isomerase TMX3 isoform X3, whose protein sequence is MFEHVQKRHPVFFVYIGGESPLKEKYIDAASELIVYTYFFSASEEVVPEYVTLKEMPAVLVFKDRTYFVYDEYEDGDLSSWINRERFQNYLTMDGFLLYELGDTGKLVAIAVIDEKNTSLEHTRLKSIIQEVARDHRDHFHRDFQFGHMDGNGYINTLLMDELTVPTVVVLNTSNQQYFLLDRRIKDAKDMVQFINSILDGTVEAQGGDSILQRLKRIVFDAKSTIVSIFKSSPLMGCFLFGLPLGVISIMCYGIYTADTDGGYIEERYEVSKSEVESQEQREESREQQEPSAGGSLVPSAQEPKDVLEKKKD, encoded by the exons ATGTTTGAACACGTGCAGAAGAGACAtcctgtattttttgtttatataggTGGTGAATCACCTTTGaaa GAGAAATACATAGATGCTGCTTCAGAATtaattgtatatacatatttcttttctgCCTCAGAAGAAGTCGTTCCTGAg TATGTGACACTGAAAGAGATGCCTGCTGTGCTTGTTTTCAAAGATAGAACTTACTTTGTTTATGATG agtacGAAGATGGTGATCTGTCATCATGGATCAACAGAGAGAGATTTCAGAATTATCTAACTATGGATGGCTTCCTCTTGTATGAACTTGGAGACACAG GAAAGCTTGTGGCTATTGCAGTCATTGATGAGAAAAATACATCACTTGAGCATACCAG ATTAAAGTCAATTATTCAGGAAGTTGCTAGAGATCATAGAGACCATTTCCATAG GGATTTTCAGTTTGGCCATATGGATGGAAATGGCTACATAAATACCTTGCTGATGGA tgaATTGACAGTGCCAACTGTAGTTGTACTGAATACTTCAAACCAACAATACTTTTTGCTAGATAGACGGATTAAGGACGCCAAAGACATGGTCCAGTTCATTAATAGCATTTTGGATGGCACAGTAGAA GCCCAAGGAGGTGATAGCATTTTGCAAAGATTGAAAAGAATAGTATTTGATGCCAAATCTACTATTGTG TCTATATTCAAGAGCTCACCACTTATGGGCTGCTTTCTCTTTGGGCTGCCACTGGGTGTCATCAGTATCATGTGCTATGGAATCTACACAGCTGACACAGATGGAGGTTATATAGAAGAGAGATATGAAGTGTCTAAAAGTGAAGTGGAAAGCCaagaacagagagaagagagcagaGAGCAGCAGGAACCGAGTGCCGGAGGATCTCTGGTGCCCTCTGCTCAAGAGCCTAAGGAtgtattggaaaagaagaaagactga
- the Tmx3 gene encoding protein disulfide-isomerase TMX3 isoform X2, whose translation MACAGERRSRATLGLCATVILLDIAFCKGFVEDLDESFKDNRKDDIWLVDFYAPWCGHCKKLEPIWNEVGLEMKSIGSPVKVGKMDATAYSSIASEFGVRGYPTIKLLKGDLAYNYRGPRTKDDIIEFAHRVSGALIRPLPSQQMFEHVQKRHPVFFVYIGGESPLKEKYIDAASELIVYTYFFSASEEVVPEYVTLKEMPAVLVFKDRTYFVYDEYEDGDLSSWINRERFQNYLTMDGFLLYELGDTGKLVAIAVIDEKNTSLEHTRDFQFGHMDGNGYINTLLMDELTVPTVVVLNTSNQQYFLLDRRIKDAKDMVQFINSILDGTVEAQGGDSILQRLKRIVFDAKSTIVSIFKSSPLMGCFLFGLPLGVISIMCYGIYTADTDGGYIEERYEVSKSEVESQEQREESREQQEPSAGGSLVPSAQEPKDVLEKKKD comes from the exons ttATTTTACTTGATATCGCTTTCTGTAAAGGATTTGTGGAAGACTTAGATGAATC GTTTAAAGATAACCGAAAAGATGACATTTGGCTTGTAGAT TTCTATGCACCGTGGTGTGGCCATTGTAAAAAACTGGAACCAATTTGGAATGAAGTTGGTCTTGAGATGAAAAGCATTGGTTCTCCAGTTAAAGTTGGAAAGATGGATGCTACTGCCTATTCTA GCATTGCTTCAGAGTTTGGAGTTCGAGGTTATCCAACAATTAAGCT attaaagGGAGACTTGGCATATAATTACAGAGGACCACGAACTAAAGATGATATCATTGAGTTTGCTCACAGAGTATCTGG GGCTCTAATCCGGCCACTTCCAAGTCAGCAAATGTTTGAACACGTGCAGAAGAGACAtcctgtattttttgtttatataggTGGTGAATCACCTTTGaaa GAGAAATACATAGATGCTGCTTCAGAATtaattgtatatacatatttcttttctgCCTCAGAAGAAGTCGTTCCTGAg TATGTGACACTGAAAGAGATGCCTGCTGTGCTTGTTTTCAAAGATAGAACTTACTTTGTTTATGATG agtacGAAGATGGTGATCTGTCATCATGGATCAACAGAGAGAGATTTCAGAATTATCTAACTATGGATGGCTTCCTCTTGTATGAACTTGGAGACACAG GAAAGCTTGTGGCTATTGCAGTCATTGATGAGAAAAATACATCACTTGAGCATACCAG GGATTTTCAGTTTGGCCATATGGATGGAAATGGCTACATAAATACCTTGCTGATGGA tgaATTGACAGTGCCAACTGTAGTTGTACTGAATACTTCAAACCAACAATACTTTTTGCTAGATAGACGGATTAAGGACGCCAAAGACATGGTCCAGTTCATTAATAGCATTTTGGATGGCACAGTAGAA GCCCAAGGAGGTGATAGCATTTTGCAAAGATTGAAAAGAATAGTATTTGATGCCAAATCTACTATTGTG TCTATATTCAAGAGCTCACCACTTATGGGCTGCTTTCTCTTTGGGCTGCCACTGGGTGTCATCAGTATCATGTGCTATGGAATCTACACAGCTGACACAGATGGAGGTTATATAGAAGAGAGATATGAAGTGTCTAAAAGTGAAGTGGAAAGCCaagaacagagagaagagagcagaGAGCAGCAGGAACCGAGTGCCGGAGGATCTCTGGTGCCCTCTGCTCAAGAGCCTAAGGAtgtattggaaaagaagaaagactga
- the Tmx3 gene encoding protein disulfide-isomerase TMX3 isoform X1, producing MACAGERRSRATLGLCATVILLDIAFCKGFVEDLDESFKDNRKDDIWLVDFYAPWCGHCKKLEPIWNEVGLEMKSIGSPVKVGKMDATAYSSIASEFGVRGYPTIKLLKGDLAYNYRGPRTKDDIIEFAHRVSGALIRPLPSQQMFEHVQKRHPVFFVYIGGESPLKEKYIDAASELIVYTYFFSASEEVVPEYVTLKEMPAVLVFKDRTYFVYDEYEDGDLSSWINRERFQNYLTMDGFLLYELGDTGKLVAIAVIDEKNTSLEHTRLKSIIQEVARDHRDHFHRDFQFGHMDGNGYINTLLMDELTVPTVVVLNTSNQQYFLLDRRIKDAKDMVQFINSILDGTVEAQGGDSILQRLKRIVFDAKSTIVSIFKSSPLMGCFLFGLPLGVISIMCYGIYTADTDGGYIEERYEVSKSEVESQEQREESREQQEPSAGGSLVPSAQEPKDVLEKKKD from the exons ttATTTTACTTGATATCGCTTTCTGTAAAGGATTTGTGGAAGACTTAGATGAATC GTTTAAAGATAACCGAAAAGATGACATTTGGCTTGTAGAT TTCTATGCACCGTGGTGTGGCCATTGTAAAAAACTGGAACCAATTTGGAATGAAGTTGGTCTTGAGATGAAAAGCATTGGTTCTCCAGTTAAAGTTGGAAAGATGGATGCTACTGCCTATTCTA GCATTGCTTCAGAGTTTGGAGTTCGAGGTTATCCAACAATTAAGCT attaaagGGAGACTTGGCATATAATTACAGAGGACCACGAACTAAAGATGATATCATTGAGTTTGCTCACAGAGTATCTGG GGCTCTAATCCGGCCACTTCCAAGTCAGCAAATGTTTGAACACGTGCAGAAGAGACAtcctgtattttttgtttatataggTGGTGAATCACCTTTGaaa GAGAAATACATAGATGCTGCTTCAGAATtaattgtatatacatatttcttttctgCCTCAGAAGAAGTCGTTCCTGAg TATGTGACACTGAAAGAGATGCCTGCTGTGCTTGTTTTCAAAGATAGAACTTACTTTGTTTATGATG agtacGAAGATGGTGATCTGTCATCATGGATCAACAGAGAGAGATTTCAGAATTATCTAACTATGGATGGCTTCCTCTTGTATGAACTTGGAGACACAG GAAAGCTTGTGGCTATTGCAGTCATTGATGAGAAAAATACATCACTTGAGCATACCAG ATTAAAGTCAATTATTCAGGAAGTTGCTAGAGATCATAGAGACCATTTCCATAG GGATTTTCAGTTTGGCCATATGGATGGAAATGGCTACATAAATACCTTGCTGATGGA tgaATTGACAGTGCCAACTGTAGTTGTACTGAATACTTCAAACCAACAATACTTTTTGCTAGATAGACGGATTAAGGACGCCAAAGACATGGTCCAGTTCATTAATAGCATTTTGGATGGCACAGTAGAA GCCCAAGGAGGTGATAGCATTTTGCAAAGATTGAAAAGAATAGTATTTGATGCCAAATCTACTATTGTG TCTATATTCAAGAGCTCACCACTTATGGGCTGCTTTCTCTTTGGGCTGCCACTGGGTGTCATCAGTATCATGTGCTATGGAATCTACACAGCTGACACAGATGGAGGTTATATAGAAGAGAGATATGAAGTGTCTAAAAGTGAAGTGGAAAGCCaagaacagagagaagagagcagaGAGCAGCAGGAACCGAGTGCCGGAGGATCTCTGGTGCCCTCTGCTCAAGAGCCTAAGGAtgtattggaaaagaagaaagactga